One part of the Carassius auratus strain Wakin unplaced genomic scaffold, ASM336829v1 scaf_tig00008846, whole genome shotgun sequence genome encodes these proteins:
- the ap1m2 gene encoding AP-1 complex subunit mu-2: MSASAVFVLDLKGKVLICRNYKGDVDMSEIDHFFTLLMQQEEEGLLRPVMSHGSVHFLWIKHSNLYLVATTNKNSNASLVYAFLYKLVEVFTEYFKELEEESIQDNFVVVYELLDELMDFGFPQTTDSKILQEYITQQGNKLEVAKTKVPTTVTNAVSWRSEGIKYKKNEVFIDVIESINVLVNANGSVMSSDIVGSIKLKTMLSGMPELRLGLNDRMVFALTGRDKGKSVAMEDVKFHQCVRLSRFESDRTISFIPPDGESELMSYRINTHVKPLIWIESVIEKFSHSRVEIMVKAKGQFKKQSVANNVEIRVPVPSDADSPKFKTSTGHAKYVPEKNLVVWSIKSFPGGKEFLMRAHFCLPSVENDELEGRPPITVKFEIPYFTVSGIQVRYMKIIEKSGYQALPWVRYITQSGDYQLRTNS, translated from the exons ATGTCTGCGTCAGCCGTGTTCGTGCTGGATCTGAAGGGGAAG GTGCTGATATGCCGTAACTACAAAGGTGATGTCGACATGTCAGAGATCGACCACTTCTTCACCCTGCTAATGCAACAGGAAGAGGAGGGGCTTCTCCGCCCAGTGATGTCACACGGCAGTGTCCACTTCCTGTGGATCAAACACAGCAATCTCTACT TGGTGGCCACCACCAACAAGAACTCCAACGCGTCTCTGGTCTACGCCTTCCTGTACAAGCTGGTGGAG GTGTTCACGGAGTACTTcaaggagctggaggaggagagcATTCAGGATAACTTCGTGGTGGTGTACGAGCTGCTGGACGAGCTCATGGACTTCGGTTTCCCGCAGACGACAGACAGCAAGATCCTTCAGGA gtacatcacgcAGCAGGGGAACAAGCTGGAGGTGGCCAAGACCAAAGTGCCCACCACGGTCACCAACGCCGTGTCCTGGAGATCTGAGGGCATCAAATACAAGAAGAACGAGGTCTTCATCGACGTCATCGAGTCCATTAACGTGCTG gtgaacGCTAACGGCAGTGTGATGAGCAGTGATATCGTGGGCAGCATCAAACTCAAGACGATGCTCTCAGGGATGCCAGAGCTCCGGCTGGGCCTCAACGACCGCATGGTGTTCGCCCTCACCGGCC GAGACAAAGGGAAGTCCGTGGCTATGGAGGATGTGAAGTTTCATCAGTGTGTTCGTCTGTCGCGGTTCGAGAGTGACAGAACCATCTCCTTCATCCCACCTGACGGAGAGTCTGAGCTCATGTCGTACCGGATCAACACACAC GTGAAGCCGCTCATTTGGATCGAGTCTGTTATCGAGAAGTTCTCTCACAGTCGGGTGGAGATCATGGTGAAG GCTAAAGGGCAGTTTAAAAAGCAGTCCGTGGCTAATAATGTGGAGATCCGTGTGCCGGTGCCGAGCGATGCCGACTCTCCCAAGTTCAAAACCAGCACGGGTCACGCTAAATACGTTCCTGAGAAGAACCTGGTGGTGTGGAGCATTAAATCCTTCCCG GGAGGAAAGGAGTTTCTGATGCGTGCACACTTCTGTCTGCCGAGTGTAGAGAACGACGAGCTCGAGGGAAGACCTCCGATCACCGTCAAGTTTGAGATCCCGTATTTCACCGTGTCTGGCATTCAG GTGCGGTACATGAAGATCATTGAGAAGAGCGGCTATCAGGCTCTGCCGTGGGTCCGCTACATCACTCAGAGCGGAG attaCCAGCTGAGGACAAACAGCTAA